AGAAGGGGTCAGCCATGCTAACGTGCGCCACAACCGGGCCGTCAAAGAACGTGTAAACCCTGTTCTTAGTCATATCGATGAACTGGTCGGGACACACGAAGTCTCCCGGTTTGTAATCCTCTCTTAGGCTACCGACAGCGCTAACAGCCACAACCCTTTGAACGCCTAGCTCCTTCAGAGCCCATATGTTAGCCCTGTAGTTTATCCTGTGCGGAGGCACCTTGTGTCTACGCCCGTGCCGCGGCAGGAACGCGATGCGCCTTCCCTTCAAAGTACCCAGAACTATAAAGTCGGAGGGTTCACCATAAGGGGTGTAAACCTTAATTTCTTTAACATCTTCCAGAATAGCCGGGTCGTAGAGCCCCGAGCCACCAATGATGCCTATCTCAGCTGTTTCACCGGTTTTTATCATCGCTATGAAAAGGGATCAGGGGTTAAAATACCCTACGCATCAAGCCCACGATAACTCCCGCTATATCGGATATGCAGTAACCCCTATCTCACGTGACAAAATGCTCGAGAAGCTCTT
The nucleotide sequence above comes from Thermofilaceae archaeon. Encoded proteins:
- a CDS encoding S-methyl-5'-thioadenosine phosphorylase: MIKTGETAEIGIIGGSGLYDPAILEDVKEIKVYTPYGEPSDFIVLGTLKGRRIAFLPRHGRRHKVPPHRINYRANIWALKELGVQRVVAVSAVGSLREDYKPGDFVCPDQFIDMTKNRVYTFFDGPVVAHVSMADPFCPELREVCITTARRLGISMHERGTYVCIEGPRFSTRAESRLWRQFGADIIGMTLVPEVNLAREAGMCFVNIAMVTDYDVWAERPVTAHEVARVMAENIEKVKKLLYELVPAIPKERKCGCERYLTEALM